In Nocardia asteroides, a single genomic region encodes these proteins:
- a CDS encoding glutamyl-tRNA reductase, translated as MSVLLVGISHRSAPVAVLEKVAVTDTDRPKLVDRLLASSHVAEAMILSTCNRIEVYAVVDAFHGGLAEVGELLTRHSGLPMTELTKHAYVRYSEAAAEHLFAVASGLDSMVVGEQQVLGQIRGAYASADSQQAVGRTLHELAQHALRVGKRVHSETGIDRAGASVVSVALDRAQEIVGTLAARTAVVVGAGAMGGLAVAHLARAGIERIVVVNRTLGRAKRLAEIAGGYGVEAEGLEFSRLPEAMATADVVVTCTGAVGAVVTLADVHRALAGRESAERPLVFCDLGLPRDVEHAVAGLPGVSVIDIETLQRDPAAGAAADDTTAARGIVAAELAKYLAGQRMAEVTPTVAALRQRAAEVVEAELLRLDSRLPGLANPERDEVARTVRRVVDKLLHAPTVRVKQLASTPGGDSYAEALRELFELKPGAAQAVAAPMEVTALGGEVPAGLADDFTAGHRGDEQGLS; from the coding sequence ATGAGCGTTCTTCTCGTCGGTATCTCGCACCGCAGTGCGCCGGTGGCGGTCCTGGAGAAGGTGGCCGTCACCGACACCGACCGGCCCAAGCTGGTCGACCGGCTGCTCGCCTCCAGCCACGTCGCCGAGGCGATGATCCTCTCCACCTGCAACCGGATCGAGGTCTACGCGGTCGTCGACGCCTTCCACGGCGGCCTCGCCGAGGTCGGCGAGCTGCTGACCAGGCACTCCGGGCTGCCGATGACCGAGCTCACCAAGCACGCCTACGTGCGCTACAGCGAGGCCGCCGCCGAGCACCTCTTCGCGGTGGCCAGCGGGCTGGACTCGATGGTGGTCGGCGAGCAGCAGGTGCTCGGCCAGATCCGCGGCGCCTACGCCTCCGCCGATTCCCAGCAGGCCGTCGGCCGGACCCTGCACGAGCTGGCCCAGCACGCGCTCCGGGTCGGCAAGCGGGTGCACTCGGAGACCGGCATCGACCGGGCGGGCGCCTCGGTGGTCTCGGTCGCGCTCGACCGCGCGCAGGAGATCGTCGGCACGCTGGCCGCCCGCACCGCGGTCGTGGTCGGCGCCGGCGCCATGGGCGGCCTCGCGGTCGCGCACCTGGCGCGCGCCGGGATCGAGCGGATCGTCGTGGTGAACCGGACGCTCGGCCGGGCGAAGCGGCTCGCCGAGATCGCCGGCGGCTACGGCGTCGAGGCCGAAGGGCTGGAGTTCTCCCGGCTGCCGGAGGCGATGGCCACGGCGGATGTCGTGGTCACCTGCACCGGGGCCGTCGGCGCGGTGGTGACGCTGGCCGATGTGCACCGCGCGCTGGCCGGGCGGGAATCCGCCGAGCGGCCGCTGGTCTTCTGCGACCTCGGGCTGCCGCGCGATGTCGAGCACGCCGTCGCCGGGCTGCCCGGCGTCTCGGTGATCGACATCGAGACGCTGCAGCGCGACCCGGCCGCGGGCGCTGCCGCCGACGACACCACCGCCGCGCGCGGCATCGTCGCCGCCGAGCTGGCCAAGTACCTGGCCGGGCAGCGGATGGCCGAGGTGACGCCGACCGTCGCGGCGCTGCGGCAGCGCGCCGCCGAGGTGGTCGAGGCCGAGCTGCTGCGGCTGGACTCGCGGCTGCCCGGGCTGGCGAACCCGGAGCGCGACGAGGTCGCGCGCACGGTGCGCCGGGTGGTGGACAAGCTGCTGCACGCGCCGACGGTGCGGGTCAAGCAGCTGGCGTCGACGCCGGGCGGCGACAGCTACGCCGAGGCGCTGCGCGAATTGTTCGAACTCAAACCGGGAGCGGCCCAGGCCGTCGCGGCACCCATGGAGGTGACCGCGCTCGGCGGGGAGGTTCCCGCCGGTCTCGCCGACGACTTCACCGCGGGTCACCGCGGCGACGAACAGGGGCTTTCCTGA
- a CDS encoding uroporphyrinogen-III synthase yields MSRSHKKQPGRILFVGSGPGDPALLTVRAREVIGRATLAFTDPDVDRGVLALIGSAVADGEDGERAVDVRPALGEPAEVAKTLIAEAKAGSDVVRVVAGDPLTTDSVIAEVTAVTRSHVAFEVLPGLPNGSAVPSYAGIALGSGHTEADVRGEVDWAALAAAPGPLVLHATSGHLAETASALVEHGMAPQTPVAVTVRGTTRQQRTIEATLATLNSAASELVGPLVLTIGKVVSSRGKMSWWESRALYGWTVLVPRTKDQAAEMSERLVTHGAIPAEVPTIAVEPPRSPAQMERAVKGLVDGRYQWVVFTSTNAVRAVWEKFAEFGLDARAFSGVKIACVGEATADRVRAFGINPELVPSGEQSSEGLLADFPPYDDVFDPVNRVLLPRADIATETLAEGLRDRGWEIDDVTAYRTVRASPPPAETREMIKTGGFDAVLFTSSSTVRNLVGIAGKPHARTIVACIGPKTAETAVEFGLRVDVQPEVAQVGALVEALAEHAARLRAEGLLPPPRKKSRRSR; encoded by the coding sequence ATGAGCCGATCCCATAAGAAGCAACCCGGGCGCATCCTGTTCGTCGGTTCCGGCCCCGGTGACCCGGCGCTGCTCACCGTGCGCGCCAGGGAGGTCATCGGCCGGGCCACGCTCGCCTTCACCGACCCCGATGTGGACCGGGGCGTGCTCGCGCTCATCGGCTCCGCGGTGGCCGACGGCGAGGACGGCGAGCGCGCGGTCGACGTGCGGCCCGCGCTCGGCGAGCCCGCCGAGGTCGCCAAGACGCTGATCGCCGAGGCCAAGGCAGGCAGCGACGTGGTCCGCGTGGTCGCCGGCGACCCGCTGACCACTGACTCGGTGATCGCCGAGGTCACCGCCGTCACCCGCTCGCACGTCGCCTTCGAGGTGCTGCCCGGGCTGCCGAACGGCTCCGCCGTGCCCAGCTACGCCGGCATCGCGCTCGGCTCCGGGCACACCGAGGCCGACGTGCGCGGCGAGGTCGACTGGGCTGCGCTGGCCGCGGCGCCCGGCCCGCTGGTGCTGCACGCCACCTCCGGGCACCTGGCCGAGACCGCGAGCGCGCTGGTCGAGCACGGCATGGCCCCGCAGACCCCGGTCGCGGTGACCGTGCGCGGCACCACCAGGCAGCAGCGCACCATCGAGGCCACGCTGGCCACGCTGAACAGCGCCGCCTCCGAGCTGGTCGGCCCGCTGGTGCTGACCATCGGCAAGGTGGTCTCCAGCCGCGGCAAGATGTCCTGGTGGGAGTCGCGCGCGCTGTACGGCTGGACCGTGCTCGTGCCGCGCACCAAGGACCAGGCCGCCGAGATGAGCGAGCGGCTGGTCACGCACGGCGCCATCCCGGCCGAGGTGCCGACCATCGCGGTGGAGCCGCCGCGCAGCCCGGCGCAGATGGAGCGCGCGGTCAAGGGGCTGGTCGACGGCCGCTACCAGTGGGTGGTCTTCACCTCGACCAACGCGGTGCGCGCGGTCTGGGAGAAGTTCGCCGAGTTCGGGCTGGACGCGCGCGCCTTCTCCGGCGTCAAGATCGCCTGCGTCGGCGAGGCCACCGCGGACCGGGTGCGCGCCTTCGGCATCAACCCGGAGCTGGTGCCGAGCGGGGAGCAGTCCTCCGAGGGGCTGCTCGCCGACTTCCCGCCCTACGACGACGTCTTCGACCCGGTGAACCGGGTGCTGCTGCCGCGCGCCGACATCGCCACCGAGACGCTCGCCGAGGGGCTGCGCGACCGCGGCTGGGAGATCGACGACGTCACCGCCTACCGCACCGTGCGGGCATCCCCGCCGCCGGCGGAGACCCGCGAGATGATCAAGACCGGCGGCTTCGACGCGGTGCTCTTCACCTCGTCCTCCACCGTGCGGAACCTGGTCGGCATCGCGGGCAAGCCGCACGCCCGCACCATCGTCGCCTGCATCGGCCCGAAGACGGCCGAGACCGCGGTGGAGTTCGGGCTGCGGGTGGATGTGCAGCCCGAGGTGGCGCAGGTCGGCGCGCTGGTCGAGGCGCTGGCCGAGCACGCCGCCCGGCTGCGCGCCGAGGGGCTGCTCCCGCCGCCGCGCAAGAAGAGCCGCCGCAGCCGGTAG
- a CDS encoding 30S ribosomal protein bS22 — protein MGSVIKKRRKRMSKKKHRKLLRRTRVQRRKLGK, from the coding sequence ATGGGTTCAGTGATCAAGAAGCGTCGCAAGCGCATGTCGAAGAAGAAGCACCGGAAGCTGCTTCGCCGCACGCGGGTGCAGCGGCGCAAACTCGGCAAGTAG
- a CDS encoding lysophospholipid acyltransferase family protein, which yields MNDVAKVIRLPEAAVDTSQRPTSRRWPDSAGRTPASSVTSLTDRLPAAAPKPPQSVSGLVRGLLGRGINRTAEFARRRLSGDYQVDEFGFDEHLLESVLLPALRPLAEHWFRVQVNGMQHVPEVGGALLVANHAGTIPIDGLMLQLAVHDHHAKQRALRLLAADLVFETPVLGTLARKAGHTLACPPDAERLLRSGELTGVFPEGFKGVGKDYADRYKLQRFGRGGFVAAAVRTGVPIIPVSIVGSEEIYPKLADIKPLARLLGLPYFPVTPTFPHLGLLGAVPLPSKWYIEFGEPITTTQYSPEAADDPMLMFEVTDQVRETIQQTLYKQLAKRRNPVLG from the coding sequence ATGAACGACGTAGCAAAGGTCATCCGGTTGCCGGAGGCCGCCGTCGACACCAGCCAGCGACCAACCTCGCGGCGCTGGCCGGACAGCGCCGGCCGGACCCCGGCCAGCTCGGTCACCTCGCTCACCGACCGGCTACCAGCGGCCGCGCCGAAGCCGCCGCAGTCGGTCTCCGGGCTGGTCCGCGGGCTGCTCGGCAGGGGGATCAACCGCACCGCCGAGTTCGCCAGGCGCCGGCTCTCCGGCGATTACCAGGTCGACGAGTTCGGCTTCGACGAGCACCTGCTGGAGTCGGTGCTGCTGCCCGCGCTCCGGCCGCTCGCCGAGCACTGGTTCCGGGTGCAGGTCAACGGGATGCAGCACGTGCCCGAGGTGGGCGGGGCGCTGCTGGTCGCCAACCACGCCGGGACCATCCCGATCGACGGGCTGATGCTGCAGCTCGCGGTGCACGATCACCACGCCAAGCAGCGGGCGCTGCGGTTGCTCGCGGCGGATCTGGTCTTCGAGACGCCGGTGCTCGGGACGCTCGCCCGGAAGGCGGGGCATACGCTGGCCTGCCCGCCGGACGCGGAGCGGCTGCTTCGATCCGGTGAGCTCACCGGGGTGTTCCCGGAGGGGTTCAAGGGGGTCGGGAAGGACTACGCCGACCGGTACAAGCTGCAGCGGTTCGGCCGGGGCGGGTTCGTTGCCGCCGCCGTCCGGACCGGGGTGCCGATCATCCCGGTCTCGATCGTGGGGTCGGAGGAGATCTACCCGAAGCTCGCCGACATCAAGCCGCTGGCGCGGCTGCTCGGGTTGCCGTACTTCCCGGTGACGCCGACGTTCCCGCACCTCGGGCTGCTGGGGGCGGTGCCGCTGCCGAGCAAGTGGTACATCGAGTTCGGGGAGCCGATCACCACCACGCAGTACTCGCCGGAGGCGGCCGACGACCCGATGCTCATGTTCGAGGTCACCGACCAGGTGCGCGAGACCATCCAGCAGACGCTCTACAAGCAGCTGGCGAAGCGGCGCAACCCCGTACTCGGCTGA
- a CDS encoding HAD family hydrolase, with product MARGGFIAGRFGEFPVRWNVGSIGQGLQDQIARISRSPFGPSEEEVRANLAGEASADAALTLHESELAEGIDIGTPEVPRDLTAAAFFDVDNTMVQGASIVHFARGLAARKYFKTSDLMDVAWKQVKFRVTGKENSVDMATGREKALAFIAGRPTAELAMLGEEIYDEIIADKIWPGTRALAQMHLDAGQQVWLVTATPVELAQVIAKRLGLTGALGTVAESVDGKFTGRLVGDVLHGLGKAHAVRALAIREGLNLKRCTAYSDSHNDVPMLSLVGTSVAINPDSDLREVARNRGWEIRDFRTGRKAAKIGVPTALALGAAGGAVAAAVTHRKNN from the coding sequence ATGGCTAGGGGCGGCTTCATCGCGGGCCGGTTCGGCGAGTTCCCGGTGCGCTGGAACGTGGGGTCGATCGGCCAGGGGCTGCAGGATCAGATCGCGCGCATCTCGCGCAGCCCGTTCGGGCCGAGCGAGGAGGAGGTCAGGGCGAACCTGGCAGGCGAGGCGAGCGCCGACGCCGCGCTCACCCTGCACGAGTCCGAGCTGGCCGAGGGAATCGACATCGGCACGCCGGAGGTCCCCCGCGACCTGACCGCGGCCGCCTTCTTCGACGTCGACAACACCATGGTGCAGGGCGCCTCCATCGTGCACTTCGCCCGCGGCCTCGCCGCGCGCAAGTACTTCAAGACCTCGGACCTGATGGACGTGGCCTGGAAGCAGGTCAAGTTCCGGGTCACCGGCAAGGAGAACAGCGTCGACATGGCGACCGGGAGGGAGAAGGCGCTCGCCTTCATCGCGGGCCGCCCCACCGCCGAACTCGCCATGCTCGGCGAGGAGATCTACGACGAGATCATCGCCGACAAGATCTGGCCGGGCACCCGCGCCCTCGCCCAGATGCATCTCGACGCGGGCCAGCAGGTCTGGCTGGTCACCGCCACCCCGGTCGAGCTGGCCCAGGTGATCGCCAAGCGCCTCGGCCTGACCGGCGCCCTCGGCACCGTCGCCGAGAGCGTCGACGGCAAATTCACCGGCCGCCTGGTTGGCGACGTGCTGCACGGCCTCGGCAAAGCACACGCCGTCCGCGCGCTCGCCATCCGCGAGGGCCTGAACCTGAAGCGCTGCACGGCGTACTCCGACAGCCACAACGACGTCCCCATGCTCTCGCTGGTAGGAACCTCGGTAGCCATCAACCCCGACTCCGACCTCCGCGAGGTGGCCCGCAACCGAGGCTGGGAGATCCGCGACTTCCGCACCGGCCGCAAGGCCGCCAAAATCGGCGTCCCCACCGCCCTGGCGCTGGGCGCAGCCGGCGGCGCAGTAGCCGCAGCGGTCACCCACCGCAAAAACAACTAA
- a CDS encoding glutaredoxin family protein, translating to MSGPSRSVTLLTRTGCGLCATALEQLRAICADYGLTPETVDVDEAAATDPELRAEYGDRLPVVLLDGREHSYFDVDEPRLRADLGR from the coding sequence ATGAGCGGACCCTCTCGTTCGGTGACTTTGCTGACACGTACCGGCTGCGGGCTGTGTGCTACAGCACTCGAACAACTGCGCGCGATCTGTGCCGACTACGGGCTGACCCCGGAAACCGTCGATGTCGACGAGGCGGCGGCCACCGACCCGGAACTGCGCGCGGAGTACGGAGATCGCCTGCCTGTGGTGCTGCTCGACGGCCGCGAGCACTCCTACTTCGACGTCGACGAGCCGCGCTTGCGCGCCGATCTCGGCCGCTGA
- a CDS encoding NAD-dependent epimerase/dehydratase family protein encodes MGSDTKDGHQPTVVMVTGASRFFGGDVVARLARDPAIERVLAVDSVMPSAELRRRMGRAEFVRADIRNPLIRKVVDGNAVDTLIHTAVLTHPPAGGGRAVMKDLNVLGAMQLFAVCQKAPTVRRVAVRSSSAVYGGSAKDPAKFTEEMGARRPPSGAFARDMIEVEGFVRGLARRRPDIAIGTLRLAPILGPRLAARGIEYLRSPVTPTVFGRDARMQLLHEEDAVAALVHAAHTVASGTFNVAGDGALTLSQAVRRAGRIQVPVPFSVFRTAGRTLMGRVMREFSGEQLDYFHFGCGLDTTRMRTELGFQPRWTTVQAFDDFIGGAALRPVIDPRWIDAAENKLLGLIGAGTGAQR; translated from the coding sequence ATGGGTTCAGACACGAAGGACGGCCATCAGCCCACGGTGGTGATGGTGACCGGTGCGAGCCGGTTCTTCGGCGGTGACGTCGTCGCCAGGCTCGCCCGCGACCCCGCGATCGAGCGGGTACTCGCGGTTGATTCCGTGATGCCGAGCGCGGAACTGCGCCGTCGCATGGGCCGGGCCGAATTCGTGCGCGCCGATATTCGAAATCCCCTGATTCGCAAGGTGGTCGACGGAAATGCGGTCGACACCCTCATCCATACCGCGGTGCTCACCCATCCGCCCGCCGGCGGTGGCCGCGCGGTGATGAAGGACCTCAATGTGCTCGGCGCGATGCAGTTGTTCGCCGTGTGCCAGAAGGCGCCGACCGTGCGCCGCGTCGCGGTTCGCTCGTCGTCGGCGGTGTACGGCGGCAGCGCCAAGGACCCGGCGAAGTTCACCGAGGAGATGGGCGCCCGCAGGCCGCCGAGCGGCGCCTTCGCCAGGGACATGATCGAGGTCGAGGGCTTCGTCCGCGGGCTGGCCAGGCGCAGGCCGGACATCGCCATCGGCACCCTGCGGCTCGCCCCGATCCTCGGGCCCCGGCTCGCCGCGCGCGGCATCGAATACCTCCGGTCGCCGGTGACGCCGACCGTCTTCGGCCGGGACGCCAGAATGCAGCTGCTGCACGAGGAGGACGCGGTCGCCGCGCTCGTGCACGCCGCGCACACCGTCGCCAGCGGCACCTTCAACGTGGCAGGCGACGGCGCGCTCACGCTCTCCCAGGCCGTGCGCCGGGCAGGCCGGATCCAGGTGCCGGTGCCGTTCTCGGTCTTCCGCACCGCCGGGCGCACGCTGATGGGCCGGGTCATGCGCGAATTCAGCGGCGAACAGCTCGACTACTTCCACTTCGGCTGCGGGCTGGACACCACCCGCATGCGCACCGAGCTCGGCTTCCAGCCGCGCTGGACCACGGTGCAGGCTTTCGACGACTTCATCGGGGGCGCAGCGTTGCGACCCGTCATCGACCCCAGGTGGATCGATGCCGCAGAAAACAAACTGCTCGGCCTTATCGGGGCCGGTACGGGAGCACAGAGATGA
- a CDS encoding helix-turn-helix domain-containing protein, whose protein sequence is MMSANKMSANNGTGGPGSPSNRGGTRPPGGPVPGQSVFAGGTQFLTVAEVAELMRVSKMTVYRLVHSGELPAVRVGRSFRVHAKAVHEYLETSYFDAG, encoded by the coding sequence ATGATGTCTGCGAACAAGATGTCTGCGAACAACGGAACCGGCGGGCCGGGCTCGCCGTCGAACCGCGGTGGAACACGACCACCTGGCGGCCCCGTACCGGGGCAATCGGTATTCGCCGGTGGGACGCAATTCCTCACGGTTGCCGAGGTCGCGGAGTTGATGCGGGTCTCCAAGATGACGGTGTACCGCCTGGTGCACTCCGGAGAGCTGCCCGCGGTGCGGGTGGGTCGGTCGTTCCGGGTGCACGCCAAGGCGGTGCACGAATACCTGGAGACCTCCTACTTCGACGCCGGATAG
- a CDS encoding redox-sensing transcriptional repressor Rex — MTEQHETPGGVSGGALRGPDGSRPGDGRKDIPQATVARLATYLRVLAGIADEGVAIVSSEELAVAAGVNSAKLRKDLSFLGPNGVRGVGYDVVKLRARIEDVLGLAQGHRVVLVGAGNLGRALVGYGGFRRRGFSVVGIFDSDPRLVGAEVAGLAVADVAQLTDQVGALAPTIAVIAVPDAAAQQVCDRLVAAGLRSILSFAPCELHAPAAVQIRRVDLAVELQMLSFETARDAPPPEVAHAVSGRIARRAPGVRGGGAANRVSGRSSRSNSSHSATEPSSKGSVVTP, encoded by the coding sequence GTGACAGAGCAGCACGAGACGCCCGGTGGCGTCTCCGGTGGGGCTCTGCGCGGGCCCGACGGCTCCAGACCGGGCGACGGCAGGAAAGACATTCCGCAGGCGACGGTCGCCCGGCTGGCGACCTATCTCCGCGTTCTCGCCGGGATCGCCGACGAGGGTGTTGCCATCGTATCGAGTGAGGAACTGGCTGTCGCGGCGGGTGTCAATTCCGCGAAGCTGCGCAAGGATCTCTCCTTCCTCGGCCCGAACGGCGTCCGCGGCGTCGGCTACGACGTGGTCAAGCTGCGCGCCAGGATCGAGGATGTGCTCGGGCTCGCACAGGGCCACCGGGTGGTCCTGGTCGGGGCGGGCAACCTCGGCCGCGCCCTGGTCGGTTACGGCGGGTTCCGCCGCCGCGGCTTCAGCGTGGTCGGGATCTTCGACAGCGACCCGCGGCTGGTCGGCGCCGAGGTCGCCGGGCTCGCCGTCGCCGACGTCGCGCAGCTTACCGACCAGGTCGGCGCGCTTGCCCCGACCATCGCGGTGATCGCGGTGCCGGACGCCGCGGCCCAGCAGGTCTGCGATCGGCTGGTCGCGGCCGGGCTGCGCTCCATCCTCAGCTTCGCGCCCTGCGAGCTGCACGCCCCGGCGGCGGTGCAGATCCGCCGGGTCGACCTCGCGGTCGAGCTGCAGATGCTCTCCTTCGAGACGGCCCGCGACGCGCCGCCGCCCGAGGTCGCGCACGCCGTCTCCGGACGGATCGCGCGCCGGGCGCCCGGTGTCCGCGGTGGCGGAGCCGCCAATCGGGTCAGCGGCCGCAGTAGTCGATCGAATTCATCCCATTCGGCAACGGAGCCAAGCAGCAAGGGATCGGTGGTAACACCATGA
- the hemB gene encoding porphobilinogen synthase, with translation MTGIDRPRRLRRTPALRRLVAETTLEPRHLVLPMFVADGLTEAKEISSMPGVHQHSLDSLRKAAAEAVEAGVGGLMLFGVPLAEDKDAVGSKASDPDGILNRGLRALATEVGDATVIMADTCLDEFTDHGHCGVVAADGSVDNDATVERYVEMALAQAAAGADLLGTSGMMDGQVGAIRDGLDAAGHLYTAILAYAAKYASAFYGPFREAVASSLQGDRRTYQQDPANRRESLCELELDLAEGADIVMVKPAMSYLDILRDVADRSTVPVAAYQISGEYAMITAAAERGWIDRRGSILESLTGIRRAGADIVLTYWATEASHWLR, from the coding sequence ATGACCGGAATCGACCGCCCGCGGCGGTTGCGCCGCACCCCGGCCCTGCGCCGCCTCGTCGCCGAAACCACCCTGGAGCCACGGCATCTGGTGCTGCCGATGTTCGTCGCCGACGGGCTGACCGAGGCGAAGGAGATCAGCTCCATGCCCGGCGTGCACCAGCACTCGCTGGACTCGCTGCGCAAGGCGGCGGCGGAGGCGGTCGAGGCCGGGGTCGGTGGGCTCATGCTCTTCGGCGTGCCGCTGGCCGAGGACAAGGACGCGGTCGGCAGCAAGGCGAGCGATCCGGACGGCATTCTCAACCGCGGGCTGCGGGCGCTCGCCACCGAGGTCGGCGACGCCACCGTGATCATGGCCGACACCTGCCTGGACGAATTCACCGACCACGGCCACTGCGGCGTCGTCGCGGCCGACGGCAGCGTGGACAACGACGCGACGGTCGAGCGCTACGTCGAGATGGCGCTGGCCCAGGCCGCGGCCGGGGCCGATCTGCTCGGCACCAGCGGCATGATGGACGGGCAGGTCGGGGCGATCCGGGACGGGCTGGATGCCGCCGGGCACCTGTACACCGCGATCCTCGCCTACGCCGCCAAGTACGCATCGGCCTTCTACGGGCCGTTCCGCGAGGCCGTCGCCTCCTCGCTGCAGGGCGACCGGCGCACCTACCAGCAGGATCCGGCGAACCGGCGGGAGTCGCTGTGCGAGCTGGAGCTGGACCTCGCCGAGGGCGCCGACATCGTGATGGTCAAGCCTGCCATGTCCTACCTCGACATCCTGCGCGACGTCGCGGATCGCTCCACGGTGCCGGTCGCGGCCTATCAGATCTCCGGCGAGTACGCGATGATCACCGCCGCCGCCGAGCGCGGCTGGATCGACCGGCGCGGCTCGATCCTGGAGTCGCTGACCGGGATCCGGCGGGCGGGCGCCGACATCGTGCTCACCTACTGGGCGACCGAAGCGTCGCACTGGCTGCGATAG
- the hemC gene encoding hydroxymethylbilane synthase: MTMVHEEGDVSGVGARAPWRIGTRGSLLALTQAGTVRDALVAAGQPAELVVVKTAGDLSQAPVQEIGVGVFTTALRDELAKGSVDIAVHSYKDLPTAQDPRFVIAAVPPRADPRDALVARDGLVLGELPAGSRIGTSAPRRAAQLLALGLGLEIVPLRGNLDSRLRRVADGELDAVVVARAGLVRIERTDAVTEALEPVQMLPAPAQGALAVECRVEDTELIEILRGLDDAASHAAVVAERGLLAELEAGCTAPVGALAEVVESLDDDGRIVDELSLRGCAAAIDGSDVVRASIVGAPERAEELGRALARELLDLGARELLGAAAAARPEIAAGDGDPTPRTAPPSAADVTHPSPMENTR, encoded by the coding sequence ATGACCATGGTGCACGAAGAGGGCGATGTGAGCGGTGTCGGCGCCCGCGCGCCGTGGCGCATCGGGACGAGGGGAAGCCTGCTCGCGCTGACCCAGGCGGGCACGGTGCGGGACGCGCTGGTCGCGGCCGGGCAGCCGGCCGAGCTGGTGGTGGTCAAGACCGCCGGTGACCTCTCCCAGGCGCCGGTGCAGGAGATCGGGGTCGGGGTCTTCACCACCGCGCTGCGCGACGAGCTCGCCAAGGGCAGCGTCGATATCGCGGTGCACTCCTATAAGGACCTGCCGACCGCGCAGGACCCGCGCTTCGTGATCGCCGCGGTGCCGCCGCGCGCCGACCCGAGGGACGCGCTGGTCGCGCGGGACGGCCTCGTGCTCGGCGAGCTGCCCGCAGGCTCCCGCATCGGAACATCCGCGCCGCGCCGGGCGGCCCAGCTGCTCGCGCTCGGGCTCGGGCTGGAGATCGTGCCGCTGCGCGGCAACCTGGACTCCCGGCTGCGCAGGGTCGCCGACGGCGAGCTGGACGCGGTCGTCGTCGCCAGGGCCGGGCTGGTCCGGATCGAGCGGACCGACGCCGTCACCGAGGCGCTGGAGCCGGTGCAGATGCTGCCCGCGCCCGCGCAGGGCGCGCTCGCGGTCGAGTGCCGGGTCGAGGACACGGAGCTGATCGAGATCCTGCGCGGCCTCGACGACGCCGCCTCGCACGCCGCGGTCGTCGCCGAGCGCGGCCTGCTCGCCGAGCTGGAGGCGGGCTGCACCGCGCCGGTCGGCGCACTGGCCGAGGTCGTCGAGTCGCTCGACGACGACGGCCGCATCGTCGATGAGCTCTCGCTGCGCGGGTGCGCCGCCGCGATCGACGGCTCGGACGTGGTCCGCGCCTCGATCGTCGGCGCGCCGGAGCGGGCGGAGGAGCTCGGCAGAGCGCTCGCCAGGGAACTGCTCGACCTCGGCGCACGCGAACTGCTCGGGGCCGCCGCAGCGGCGCGCCCGGAGATCGCCGCGGGGGACGGCGACCCCACCCCGCGGACGGCGCCGCCGTCCGCCGCTGACGTCACCCACCCCAGTCCGATGGAGAACACCCGATGA